Proteins co-encoded in one Lynx canadensis isolate LIC74 chromosome C1, mLynCan4.pri.v2, whole genome shotgun sequence genomic window:
- the RWDD3 gene encoding RWD domain-containing protein 3 isoform X1: MAESAREELSALAAIFCGPGEWEVLSHSETDGTVFRILTKAEGLMGEDVPLELLFHLPVNYPSCLPAISVHSEHLTRAQSMTVKEKLLKQAENLLSEPMVHELVLWIQHNLRHVLNQPETGSGREKCTFATGTTVDDGLWMTLLHLDHMRAKTRYVQTVEKWASDLQLTGRLMFMGKIILILLQGDRSNIKEYLILQKTSKVDVDSSGKKCKEKMISVLFETKVQTEHKRFLAFEVKEYSSLDELQKEFETAGLKKLFSEFVLGLVK, from the exons ATGGCGGAGTCGGCGCGGGAAGAGCTCTCGGCCCTGGCCGCGATTTTCTGCGGGCCCGGCGAGTGGGAAgtgctgagccactcag AGACAGATGGGACCGTGTTCAGAATTCTCACAAAAGCTGAAGGACTTATGGGTGAGGATGTACCTTTAGAATTGCTGTTCCACTTACCGGTAAATTACCCGTCGTGTCTACCTGCCATCTCGGTTCACTCGGAACACTTGACCCGGGCCCAGTCCATGACCGTGAAAGAGAAGTTACTTAAGCAAGCAGAGAACCTTTTGTCGGAACCTATGGTTCATGAGCTGGTTCTCTGGATTCAGCACAATCTCAGGCACGTCCTCAACCAACCAGAAACTGGAAGTGGCCGTGAAAAGTGTACCTTTGCAACAGGCACGACTGTGGATGATGGACTGTGGATGACTCTTTTGCATTTAGATCACATGAGAGCAAAGACCAGATATGTCCAAACTGTTGAAAAGTGGGCTTCTGATTTACAACTGACAGGAAGACTGATGTTCATGGGtaaaataatactgattttaCTACAAGGAGACCGAAGCAATATCAAG GAATACCTGATTCTTCAGAAAACCTCCAAAGTAGATGTGGACTCAAgtggaaagaaatgcaaagagaaaatgatTAGTGTACTGTTTGAAACAAAAGTACAGACAGAACACAAAAG GTTTCTGGCATTTGAAGTCAAAGAGTATTCATCGTTGGATGAGTTACAAAAGGAATTTGAAACTGCAGGACTTAAGAAGCTTTTCTCCGAATTTGTGCTTGGGCTggtaaaatga
- the RWDD3 gene encoding RWD domain-containing protein 3 isoform X4 — translation MAESAREELSALAAIFCGPGEWEVLSHSETDGTVFRILTKAEGLMGEDVPLELLFHLPVNYPSCLPAISVHSEHLTRAQSMTVKEKLLKQAENLLSEPMVHELVLWIQHNLRHVLNQPETGSGREKCTFATGTTVDDGLWMTLLHLDHMRAKTRYVQTVEKWASDLQLTGRLMFMGIPDSSENLQSRCGLKWKEMQREND, via the exons ATGGCGGAGTCGGCGCGGGAAGAGCTCTCGGCCCTGGCCGCGATTTTCTGCGGGCCCGGCGAGTGGGAAgtgctgagccactcag AGACAGATGGGACCGTGTTCAGAATTCTCACAAAAGCTGAAGGACTTATGGGTGAGGATGTACCTTTAGAATTGCTGTTCCACTTACCGGTAAATTACCCGTCGTGTCTACCTGCCATCTCGGTTCACTCGGAACACTTGACCCGGGCCCAGTCCATGACCGTGAAAGAGAAGTTACTTAAGCAAGCAGAGAACCTTTTGTCGGAACCTATGGTTCATGAGCTGGTTCTCTGGATTCAGCACAATCTCAGGCACGTCCTCAACCAACCAGAAACTGGAAGTGGCCGTGAAAAGTGTACCTTTGCAACAGGCACGACTGTGGATGATGGACTGTGGATGACTCTTTTGCATTTAGATCACATGAGAGCAAAGACCAGATATGTCCAAACTGTTGAAAAGTGGGCTTCTGATTTACAACTGACAGGAAGACTGATGTTCATGG GAATACCTGATTCTTCAGAAAACCTCCAAAGTAGATGTGGACTCAAgtggaaagaaatgcaaagagaaaatgatTAG
- the RWDD3 gene encoding RWD domain-containing protein 3 isoform X3, producing the protein MAESAREELSALAAIFCGPGEWEVLSHSETDGTVFRILTKAEGLMGEDVPLELLFHLPVNYPSCLPAISVHSEHLTRAQSMTVKEKLLKQAENLLSEPMVHELVLWIQHNLRHVLNQPETGSGREKCTFATGTTVDDGLWMTLLHLDHMRAKTRYVQTVEKWASDLQLTGRLMFMGKIILILLQGDRSNIKVSGI; encoded by the exons ATGGCGGAGTCGGCGCGGGAAGAGCTCTCGGCCCTGGCCGCGATTTTCTGCGGGCCCGGCGAGTGGGAAgtgctgagccactcag AGACAGATGGGACCGTGTTCAGAATTCTCACAAAAGCTGAAGGACTTATGGGTGAGGATGTACCTTTAGAATTGCTGTTCCACTTACCGGTAAATTACCCGTCGTGTCTACCTGCCATCTCGGTTCACTCGGAACACTTGACCCGGGCCCAGTCCATGACCGTGAAAGAGAAGTTACTTAAGCAAGCAGAGAACCTTTTGTCGGAACCTATGGTTCATGAGCTGGTTCTCTGGATTCAGCACAATCTCAGGCACGTCCTCAACCAACCAGAAACTGGAAGTGGCCGTGAAAAGTGTACCTTTGCAACAGGCACGACTGTGGATGATGGACTGTGGATGACTCTTTTGCATTTAGATCACATGAGAGCAAAGACCAGATATGTCCAAACTGTTGAAAAGTGGGCTTCTGATTTACAACTGACAGGAAGACTGATGTTCATGGGtaaaataatactgattttaCTACAAGGAGACCGAAGCAATATCAAG GTTTCTGGCATTTGA
- the RWDD3 gene encoding RWD domain-containing protein 3 isoform X2: MIRQKEDHRLSTAVDPKTDGTVFRILTKAEGLMGEDVPLELLFHLPVNYPSCLPAISVHSEHLTRAQSMTVKEKLLKQAENLLSEPMVHELVLWIQHNLRHVLNQPETGSGREKCTFATGTTVDDGLWMTLLHLDHMRAKTRYVQTVEKWASDLQLTGRLMFMGKIILILLQGDRSNIKEYLILQKTSKVDVDSSGKKCKEKMISVLFETKVQTEHKRFLAFEVKEYSSLDELQKEFETAGLKKLFSEFVLGLVK; this comes from the exons AGACAGATGGGACCGTGTTCAGAATTCTCACAAAAGCTGAAGGACTTATGGGTGAGGATGTACCTTTAGAATTGCTGTTCCACTTACCGGTAAATTACCCGTCGTGTCTACCTGCCATCTCGGTTCACTCGGAACACTTGACCCGGGCCCAGTCCATGACCGTGAAAGAGAAGTTACTTAAGCAAGCAGAGAACCTTTTGTCGGAACCTATGGTTCATGAGCTGGTTCTCTGGATTCAGCACAATCTCAGGCACGTCCTCAACCAACCAGAAACTGGAAGTGGCCGTGAAAAGTGTACCTTTGCAACAGGCACGACTGTGGATGATGGACTGTGGATGACTCTTTTGCATTTAGATCACATGAGAGCAAAGACCAGATATGTCCAAACTGTTGAAAAGTGGGCTTCTGATTTACAACTGACAGGAAGACTGATGTTCATGGGtaaaataatactgattttaCTACAAGGAGACCGAAGCAATATCAAG GAATACCTGATTCTTCAGAAAACCTCCAAAGTAGATGTGGACTCAAgtggaaagaaatgcaaagagaaaatgatTAGTGTACTGTTTGAAACAAAAGTACAGACAGAACACAAAAG GTTTCTGGCATTTGAAGTCAAAGAGTATTCATCGTTGGATGAGTTACAAAAGGAATTTGAAACTGCAGGACTTAAGAAGCTTTTCTCCGAATTTGTGCTTGGGCTggtaaaatga